From the Halobellus litoreus genome, the window GGCTACAATAGTTCTCTCCGGCAGTGTCAGGTGGTTTCCGACGACACCGTCAGGCCGGTGAACTCGAATCGCGTCCCGCCGTCGTCGCTGTCGGTGACGGCGACGTCCCACCCGTGGCCGTCGGCGATCTGTTCGACGATCGCCAGTCCGAACCCGGTACCGCTCTCCTCGGAGGTGTATCCCCACTCGAACAGTCGCTCGGTCTGCTCGGTCCCGATACCCGGACCGTCGTCGGCGACGTAGAATCCGACCGCGTCCGGCGATTCGATGGGTTCGACGGTGAGATTCACGCCGGACTCGCAGTGCTGGACCGCGTTCCGAAAGAGGTTCTCCAGCAACTCCTGCAGGCGGGACGGGTCCGCCGAGAAGGTGAGCGTCGTCTCACAGTGAAGCGTCGCCTCCCCGGCCGAGACGGACCGCCACGCGCGACGGCTCACGTCCTCCAGCGCGACCGGCTCCTGTGCGCCGACAGCGTCGCCCTCCCGCACCAACGCCAGTAGTTCGTCGACGAGTTCGTCCATCCGATCGACGGCGTCCTGCGCCGCCTCGAAGTGCTTCGGATCACCCGTTTCGCGTGCGAGGTCGAGGTGGCCGTCGACGACAGAGATCGGGTTCCGGAGGTCGTGTGAGAGCACCTGCGCGAACTGTTCGAGTCTGTCGATCTTCTCTTCGAGTTGCCGCCGGTGTTCCACTCGCTCGGAGACGTCCCGAAGGATGGCGACCATCCGCGTCGGCGACCCCCCGTCGTCGAGCACCGCGCCCGAGATCTCGGTGGGGACCCGCTCGCCGTCCCTGGTGAGACACGACAGGTCGTCCGTCCACCCCGACCCGGACTCTCTGACCTCCGAGATGAACTGGTCACGGACGCGGTCGATGTCGTCCGGATGGATGGCCGCGGGATCCATCCCCAGAAGCGTCTCCTCGGCGTATCCCAGCAACTCACACGACGCGGGATTGACTTCCACGATCTCCTCGGCGGCGAAATCGACGATCATAATCGCATCGTTACTGTGCCGGAAGAGCTTCCGGTATCGCTCCCCGAGAGCGGTGTTCGACCGATCGGCGGAGGGCGTTGCCGACCCGGAGCGATCGTTATCTCGTGGCATTTTGGGGTCCGTTTCCGTGGATCATCGGCAGTCTGGGATGCGCGACTTCACCGGCTAATTAGATATACTTTGTTGCCCGGAGAGACGGAGACGGGGTCGGAATCGGCTTCGGCGGTCTGGGGGGAGGTGACGCCGGTTGCCGATCCCATCGGGATGTGGTCCCTGACGCATATAATTTCGCGGCAACCACGGGGTAACGAAGTGACCGGGACGTAACCGTGGTGCCGGGGGAGTCGGGGTGTCGATCCGGCACGCGGGTAACACCGCTCACGGGGTAACCAAGCGGTTACCGCACAATTAGGTGCGTCGGCACGAATCGAGCGGGCATATGGGTTCAGAGACCTCGGAGAACGGATCGGACGCGACCGTCAGCTGGTACAAGGCGCTCTCCCCTGACGAGCTGCCGGAAGGCCGAGTGAAAGCGGTCAGCTGCGGCGGGGAGACCGTCGCGGTGACCCACTACGACGGCGAGTACGCCGCGCTCGACAACGACTGCCCGCACCAGGGGGGCCCGCTGGGAGAGGGATCGATCGAGGCCGGGTGTCTCCGCTGTCCCTGGCACGGCTGGGACTTCGACCCGCTCACGGGGGAGACGCCCGGCCCGCACGACGACCGCGTCGGGACGTACCCGGTCGAGGAGCGGGAGGACGGCATCTACGTCGGATTCCCGCAAGAAGACCCCCACGAGCGAACGGTTTCGGACGTGATCGCCGAGACGCTCGTCAACTGGGGCGTCAGACACGTCTGGGGCATCGTCGGGCACTCGAACCTCGGCCTCGCCGACGCGCTGCGTCGAGAGGCCGACCGGGGGACCCTCTCGTACTACGGCGTCCGTCACGAGGGGGCGGGAGCGTTCGCCGCGTCCGCCTACGGGAAACTCACCGGTCGCCCCGCCGCCTGTTTCTCCATCGCCGGCCCCGGCGCGACGAATATGCTCACGGGGCTGTGGGACGCGAACGTCGACCGATCGCCGACGATCGCGCTCACCGGCCAGGTGGACTCGCAGGTGCTCGGTACCGGGAACTTCCAGGAAGTCGACCTCGAGGCCGCCTACGGCGACGTGGCCGAGTTCGAGGCGACCGTCCTGCCGGACAGCCGACACGCCGAACTCGCGACGCGGGCGGCGAAGACGGCGATCCTCGAACGGGGCGTCTCCCACCTGATCTTCCCCGACGAGATCCAGACGCAACCGGCGGCGGGCGTCGACGCCGGCGACCCAGAGGGGCGGATCACCGACCGGGACATCAGTCCCCCCGAAGACGCCCTCTCGGACGCGGTCGAACTGCTGGAGACCGCAGAGCGGCCGGTCATCGTCGTGGGGCACGGGGCCCGCTTCGAGATGGACGGGATCGTCGAACTCGCCGAGCGGTTCGACTGTCCGATACTGACGACGTTCAAGGCGAAGGGCCAGGTTCCAGATTCCCACCCCCTCGCCGCCGGGGTCCTCGGGCGGAGCGGGACGCCGATCGCGAGTCACTTCATGAACGAGTCGGACCTATTGGCGGTCTTCGGCGCGAGCTTCTCGAATCACACCGGCATCGCGGAGTACAAGCCGATCATCCACGTCGACTACGACGCGATGACGCTCGGGAAGTTTCACAGCGTCGACGTCCCGGTGTGGGGCGAGATCGGCGTCACCGTCGGTGAGCTCCGGGAGCGACTCGGCGACGACCTCGCCGCCGAGAGCCAGCGCGAGGAACTCGCAGAGCGGTGGGAAATCTGGCGCGAGGAGAAGGCGACGCGCCGGGGGGAACCGCCCGAGAGAGGCGTCAACTACGCCACCGTTTTCGACGCGATGAGTCGGGTCGTCCCCGACGACGCCATCATCCCCGTCGACGTGGGGAACAACACCTACGCGTTCGGTCGGTACTTCGAACCGGCGGGGCAGGCGGTGTTGATGTCCGGTTACCTCGGCTCGATCGGGTTCGCGTTCCCGGCGGCGCTGGGCGCGTGGGCGGCGACGCGAGAACCCGAGTCGCGCTTCTCCGGTCGGCCCGTGGTCTCCGTCTCCAGCGACGGCGGGTTCGGCCAGTACCTGAGCGAGTTCACGACGGCGGTGAAGTACGAGATGGACCTCACGCACGTCTTGCTCAACGACGACGAACTCGGGAAGATCAGCAAGGAGCAGCGCACGGGCGGGTGGGACGTCTGGCAGACCGACCTCGTCAACCCGGACTTCGCGGCCTTCGCGGAGAACTGCGGCGGTCACGGTGTCCGCGTCAAGAACGAAGACGACCTCGAAGCCGCGCTGGAAGAGGCGATCGCGTACGACGGCCCGGCGCTCGTCGAGATCCTCACCGACTCGGACCCAGTGTGAGGGTCGCTCACGGCACCGTCTCCCGGTGTTGCAAAGGGATTACACGGCCGCCGCGTTACTTTATGAGTCCGGCGCGGTTGGTCTCGCGTGACCGGGACGCCGCCGACTCGGGACGCGGTCGCCGCACCCGTTCGTACTGCGGCGGCATTCCGGTGCGATCCGACGCTGACGCAGGACAATTATGACACGCGATCCATCCGATACCGATCAGGACCGACTGCGGGCGAACCGACGAGCAGTAGCCGACCAGCGCTGGCGGGCGCCAACGCGGAGGGGACGATGAGCCGGCCGGCCGCAGACGATCCCCGACGCGTCGCGACGTGGAGCGAGCTGGCCGACCGGGAACCGACACACGCGCGGGTCGAGGGCGTCGACCTCGTCGTCATCCGGTACGACGGGGAGGTCTCGGTCCTCTACGGTCGGTGTCTCCACCGCGGGGTGTTGCTCGGCGACGGCCGCGTCGACGGGCACAACCTCATCTGCGGCGTTCACGGGTGGGACTACCGCGTCGACACGGGCATCAGCGAGTACGACAACTCGGAGGTTCTCGCGAAGTTCACCGCGTGGGTCGACGAGGACGAGGACGTCGTGTTCGTCGACGGGAGCGAGGTCGCCGAGTGGGCCGAGGACAACCCGCAGCCATACGACGAGCCCGAAGCGGCCGACAGCGCGGCGAACCCCGAGTTCTACGGCGATCCCGACGAAGACGCGGATCCCCACACCCACTACATCCAGAAGCTCGCCCAGCGGGGCGCGGAGGGAATCGGTGAGCACGGGAGCGTCTCGGCGATGGGCGTCCCACGATCCGAACTGCCCAGCTGGGACGACCTGCAGATACTGACGGCGCAGCTCGCCCGCACCCCGCTCGACGACGAGGCGCCCGTCGACACGGAACTGGTGATCGGACCGAGCGCCGAGAACCCGCTGGAACTCGACATCCCGATCTTCGTCAGCGATATGAGCTTCGGTGCGCTCAGCGAGGAGGCCAAGATCGCAATCTCGAAGGGGGCCGAACGGGCGGGGACCGGCGTCTGCTCCGGCGAGGGTGGGATGCTTCCCGAGGAGCAGGCGGCCAACTCGCGGTACTTCTACGAGTACGCGACCGGGAAGTTCGGCTGGGACCTCGACCTCGTCGAACGTGTGCAGGCGTTCCACTTCAAGGCCGGCCAGGGGGCGAAGACCGGGACCGGCGGCCACCTCCCGGGCGAGAAGGTGCAGGGTCGTATCGCGGAGGTCCGCGACCTCGAACCCGGGACGGACGCGGTGAGTCCCTCGCGGTTCGACGACCTGCGAACGCCCGAAGACTTCGCCGCGATGGCCGACCGCGTCCGCGAGGTCGGCGGCGGGATCCCCGTCGGGTTCAAGCTCTCCGCCCAGCACGTCGAGGACGACATCGACTTCGCGCTCGACGCCGGCGCGGACTACGTCATCCTGGACGGACGGGGCGGCGGGACCGGTGCGGCGCCGGACGTGTTCAAGAACAACATCTCCGTGCCGACGATGGCAGCGCTGGCTCGCGCCCGGCGGCACCTCGACGCGCGCGGTCGCTCCGACGTGACGCTCATCGCGACGGGCGGCCTCCGCACGGAGTCGGATTTCATCAAGGCGATGGCGCTCGGCGCCGACGGCGTCGCAGTCGCCAACTCCGCGATGCAGGCGATCGGCTGTCTCGGGATGCGGGCCTGCGACTCGAACAACTGCCCAGTCGGGATCGCGACCCAGCGGGAGGACCTCCGGAACCGGGTCGTGATCGATTCCGCCGCCGAGGGCCTGCAGAACTTCTTCGAGGCGACGGTTTCGTTGATGAAGGTGATGGCCAGAGCCTGCGGACACGACAGCCTCTCGGGATTCGAGCGCCGCGATCTGACGACCTGGAAGGAGGAGATCGCCGATCTGACCGGCGTCGAGTACGCGGGGGTCGGCCGATGACAGGCCGGCGGACGCCGTATAAAACTGTCGCTCACGTGTACGGCCGGAGGCGGCGCGCGGTAGCGACATTATCGTTCGACACGTTTCGTGAGCTATGGAGACGAGCGCGACAGCCCCGGACCCGACACCGGAACGGGCGGACGTCATCCCCGATTCCTATGCCGTCCACGTGGGCGCAGAGCGCATCGACGTCTGGCAGTACCGGATCACCATCTCCGATCCGGACGGGGCGTGGCACTTCGTCGAGACGCTCGACCGGGAGAAGGACCCGAAACTCTCGATGGACCAGGCGTCGCCGATGCCGCCGACCGCGGCGGGATACTGGATATACAGCCGAACCTACGACTGCGAACTGGACTGTGAGTAGCGGCATCGACCGCGGCCCGGCGAGCGTCGAGCGCGTCTCGACATCGGACGAGCCGGAACCCGCGCTCGGTTCCGCGCCGTTGGGATGGGTCTTTAGGCCCGGGGGGCGTGCGTAGCGGTATGATATCAAATACCAGACTCTACGGCGCGGCGATCGCCTTCGCCTCCGGCCTGTACTCGCTGTGGAGCGCGTCGATGGCGACGCAGATGACGACGAGCGGGTGGCTGATGGGCCTCCTCGGCGTCGTCGTGCTCGTCCACGGCGCGATCCTGCTCACCGGCTACGCGGCCAGCCTCGGCGACGCCAGCGGTCCGCTGATGATCGTCTACTCGCTCGTGATGCTCCTCAATCAGGCTCTCCTCGGGACCGGGATGATGAACGGCGGCGCGATGGGCGGGAGCCAGATGGGGATGAACGGCGGGATGGGCGGCAGCCCGATGACCGCCGGGATGGGGTGGGACGCCGGGATGGTCGCTCTCGCCGCGCTGATGCTGGTGAGCGGCGTGATAATGACCCGGGACGGGAGTGCCAGTACCGATGGGATGTGAGCCGTCGTCACTCTAACGTATGAACGTCAGATCCGTCCTCCCGAGAGACGCGATTCCGAGTATCGACGACCCGACGTTCGGCCGGGGTTACGTCGGCGAGGACGACGACGAGGTCATCGTCGTCGACGACGCGTCGCCGGCGCGCGCGTACCCGGTCCGGATCCTCAGTTACCACGAGATCGTCAACGACGCCGTCGGCGGGCGACCGATCGCCGTGACTTGGTGTCCGATCTGCTGGAGCGCGGCGGTCTACGACCGGACCGTCGACGGCCGGACGCTGACGTTCGGGACGTCGGGAAAGCTCGCCGACGACGCCCTGGTGATGTACGACCGGGAGACGGGCACGGAGTGGCAGCAGACGACCGGAAGGGCGATCGCCGGCGAACTGGAGGGAGAACGGCTACGAACGCTCGCGGCGCCGATCACGACCTGGGAGCGCTTCGCGGCGGAGTACCCCGACGGCGTGGTCCTCCAGCCGGTCCGCGGGGGCGAGGCGGAGCCCGGCCGATCCGCCCGGGACGCCTACGACATACGCTCGTACGATATGGGACCGTACGAGCGCTACGCCCGGAGCGACGAGTTCGGCCTCTACGGGATGCGCGGCGAGGGCCGAAAGCGGACTTGGGACCGAAAGGACGTGGACGCGAAAACGGTCGTTCTCGGCGTCGAACGCGACGACGAGGCGGTAGGCTATCCGATCGATCATCTCGAAGCCGTCGGGGGCGTCGTCACAGATTCGGTGGGCGGTCTCGACGTGGTGGTGTTCGCCGCGGACGGACGCGGCGGGGTCTTCGAGGATCCGGGATTCGCCTTCGAGACCTCCCCGGGGACGGTCCGCGGCGACGGTGCGACGTGGGACCCGACCACGGGGCGGAGCTCCGACGGGCGGTGGCTGGACCGGGTCCCCGCGCGGCGGCTGTTCGCGTTCGCCTGGCAGGACGCACACGGCCCGGATTCGTTCGCCGGAACCTGAGTCTGCCGTCCGGACGGAACCGCCGAGCGAGTAGCCGTCCGTCGGTCATAGGCCCGTCTCGACTGTGTGCGCGCGCTACAACAGCCGCGTACGTTCAAATACCGGAACAGAGACCACACAACGTAATGGGCGCGACAGACGGTTCGACACCGGCGATGGTATCGGGATCCGATTCGACGAGGTGGCTGTCCTACGGCGGCGCGGTATTCACCGCGCTCGTCGCGGGCATCCACCTGTTCCATCCCGATCACGGGATACTCGGGCTGGCGAGCGCGCTGACCGCGAACCCGGCCGCGCTCGCGTTCGACCCCCGTCCCGTGGCGTTCGTGCTCTCGGCGACGGGGCTGTTCGTCGGACTCTCGCTGAGCCGGAACGCGCCGAACCGCCGACCCTACTACGCCGCCGGCGTCCTGCTCGCCGCGACGTACTTCCTCGGATACTTCGCCTGGCACTTCACCGGTCACGGCGGGTTCCTCCCCGGCCGCGAGCCGCTGTTTCACGGTCTCTCACCCGTCGAGAACGTCGTGGTCCACATCACTGGTGACGCCTGGGCCGCGGCCTCGAAACTGGCCGAGGCGGGGATGATCGCAACGCTGAGCCTGCTGTACCGACGGGGGTGACCGGTAGCGACGCCCGACTGGCCTTGTCCGCCCGTTCGCGATCGGATCGAGTGTGAAGCGTACTTGCCAACCGGAGACACGCTTTTTTATATTGCCGCTGACTGACAGCGTATGACGGAGGACCTCCCTACCGAGGAGTACGAAGTCGTCGTCGTCGGCGGTGGGCCGGCCGGACAGACCGCGGCGCTCTACAGCACCCGTCTCGGACACCAGACGGCGCTGGTCGACCGCGGCGGCGGACGCGCCGCGATGATGCAAGAGGTGCACAACCTCATCGGGGTTCGAGAGGAGACGAGCGGGAACGAGTTCCTCGGCGTCGGGAAGGAACAGCTCGAGGAGTACGGCTGTGACCTCCACCGAGATATGCTCACCTCCTGTCACCGGACCGAGGACGACGCGGTCGAGCTGTGCGGAAACAGTGCAAACTACCGGGCGCAGTACGTCGTGCTCGCGACGGGGTTCAACGACGTGCGGCCGGAGCCGCCGCTCCCCCGGACCGGCCGCGGTCTCCACTACTGTCTGCACTGCGACGCCCATATGTTCGTCGACGAGTCGGTGTACGTGATGGGCCACTCCGAGAGTGCGGCCCACGTCGCCGCGATTATGCTGAACTTCACCGACGAGGTCGACCTGCTCACCCGCGGGGACGACCCCGAGTGGAGCGACGAGACGGATCAGATGTTGAGAAACCACCCCATCGACGTGATTCACGAGGACGTTTCCGGCGTGCAGAACGGCGAGGACGGCTGGCTGAAGGCCCTGGAGTTCGAGGACGGGTCGGTCCGCGAGTACAAGGGCGGGTTCGCGATGTACGGCGCGGAGTACAACAACGGCCTCGCGCGAGAACTCGGCTGCGACCGCAACGACGACGGCACCGTCGCCGTCGACGACCACGGACAGACCTCCGTCGAGGAGGTGTACGCGGTCGGCGACCTGACGCCCGGGCACAACCAGGTCCCGATCGCCCTGGCGGACGGCGCGAAGGCCGGCATCTCGATCCACTTCGGGCTCCGGGACTTCCCCCGGGACCCGGACGTCGTCGAGGAGGCGGGGCCGGTCCGCTCCGAGGAGGTCCCAGGAATACCCGACGACTTGCTCGAACAGGCGGTCGACTTCCACACTTACGACTGAGACGGCCGACCGGAGAACCGCACTCCCGACGCCACGGCGGTTGGATCTCTGAACCGGATTACCGTCGGGTAGCTTCCACATTCATTACCCGGCGCGCCGAGTGTGACCGTATGCAGGAGTTCGACTTTCTGGTCATCGGTTCTGGTTCTGGACTCGACGTGGCGAACGTCGCGGCCAATCAGGGACAGTCCGTCGCCGTCGTCGAGAAGGGACCGCTCGGCGGAACGTGTCTCAACCGGGGCTGCATCCCCTCGAAGCACCTGCTGTACCACGCGGACGTCCTCGAGACGATCGAGCGCGCCGACGAGTTCCACATCGACGCGACCGTCGACGGCGTCGGCTTCGCCGACATCGTCCGCGAGGTGAACGAGGAGGTCGAGGCCGACTCCGAGTCCATCCGCAGCGGCCTTCGCTCGTCGTCGCAGCACGAACTGTTCGAGGGCGAGGGGCGGTTCGTCGACGACCGGACCGTCGAGGTGTCGGGCGGGGAAGACGACGGGGCGCGCCTCCGCGCGGACACCGTCCTGATCGCCGCCGGCACCCGTCCGTCGGTCCCGCCCATTGACGGCATCGACGACGTGGAGTTCCTGACCAGTACCGAGGCCCTGCAACTGGAGACGCCGCCCGAGCACCTGGTGATCGTCGGCGGCGGGTACATCGCGGCCGAACTCGGGCACTTCTTCGGGACGTTCGGGAGCGAGGTGACGGTCGTCGGTCGCCGCCCGAACCTCCTGCCCGAGGCCGACGCGGAGGTCGCCGAGGCGTTCACCGAACGCTACGCCGATCGCTTCACCGTTCACACGGGCCACGCCGCCACCGCTGTCTCGGAAGATGACGGATACGTGACCGTCGAGGCGCGGCCGTACCAGTACGGCGACGACGGCGGCATCGTCGAAGACGCGGATCCCGTGATGGTGACCGGCGACGAACTGCTCGTCGCCGCGGGGCGGGTGCCCAACACCGACACGCTGAACCTCGACGCGGCCTGCGTCGAGACGGACGCGCGGGGGTTCGTCGAGACCGACGAGTACCTGCGAACGACCGCCGAGGGCGTGTGGGCGCTCGGCGACATCGTCGGCGAGTACCTGCTCAAACACAGCGCCAACCACGAGGCGCGGGCCGTCGCGCGAAACGTCTTCGGCAACGAGCCGGAACCGGTCGATTACAGCGCGATGCCGTTCGCCGTCTTCGCGTCGCCGGAAGTCGCGGGCGTCGGTGCCTCGGAGAGCGACCTCCGCGCCGCCGAGCGCGAGTACGCGACGAACACCTACCGCTACGGGGACACCGCCCGCGGCGACGCGATGAAGGCCGAGGGGTTCGTGAAGGTGCTGATCGACCTGGAGGGCGAGATTCTGGGCTGTCACGTCATCGGTCCGGAGGCGTCCTCGCTGATCCAGGAGGTCGTCGTCGCGATGAAATCCGGATCGGGGACCGTCCGGGACGTCCGCGAGGCCGTCCACGTCCACCCGGCGTTACCGGAGGTCGTCCAGCGGGCGTTCTCCGGGCAGTTCACCCGCGGTGGCGGCGGACACCGACACGACCACTGATTTCCGGTTACGCGCGTGTAACTCCGTTACCGGTTCGTTCGCGTGAGCTTTTGATGCACCCGAGAGTAGCAGAGAGCGGATGACGAAAGCAGCGATCATAATTCTGGCAGGCACGGAGGGACACGCAAACGTCGGTCGAGTCGTGAACGGACTCGAGACCGCGAAGGAGTTCGCCGAGACCGAGGGCGACGAGGTCGAACTCATCTTCGACGGCGCGGGGACCCAGTGGATCCCGGAGCTCGAAGACGAGGACAGCGATTACCACGGACTCTATCGGGCCGTCCGCGAGAACGCCTCGGTATGTGACTTCTGCTCCGGCGCATTCGGCGTCGCGGACGCCGTCGCCGACGCCGGCGTCGTGACGCTCGACGACCACGACGGCCACCCGAGCATCCGCTCGCTGGTCGACGACGATTACGAGATCATCACGTTCTGAAACGGACGGGTGTCGCTACGTGCCGGCGATCGCTCCCTCGGTATTTCGATCGTCGGTGAGAGAGGACAGCCGTCCGGGTACGGCGCGAACCGGTTGCGCCGTCGACAACGGAACCACTATTTTCGAACGGCGCGAACGCGAGGGCAGGTCGATCGACGAATGGAGGACACCGACGACAGATGGTAACGCTCACGTGGACGCTGGTCGCGGCGGTGACGCTCGTCGTCGTCGTCGCCGGAGCCACGAACGGCCTGGCCGGGTTCGGGTTCGCCGTCGTCGGCACGATGGCGCTCGCGACCGTGATCGATCCGGCGACGTCCGTCGTGTTCATGATCGTCCCGATCCTCGCGGTCAACGTCTCGCTGGTGCGCGACCTCTCCCCGCGGGAGCTACGGACCTGCAGTCGCCGCTTCTGGCCGCTGATCGCTGCCGCGCTGGTCGGAACCGTCGTCGGGATGGCCGTCCTCGAGAGCCTGCCCGAGGCACCGCTCCGCGTCGGCCTCGGGATCCTCTCGCTGGGGTTCGTGCTCGTCGCCCAACAGCGGGTCCCGCTCCCGGCGTGGTTGACCCTCAGCGACAGCGAGGTCGGGCAGACGCCGCTGGCGATGGCCGTCGTCGGCGGCGTCTCGGGCCTCCTGTTCGGCGGCACCAACGTCGGCGTGCAACTGATCGCGTACCTCCGGAGCTTCGATCTCTCGCACGGCCTGTTCGTCGGCGTCGTCGCGCTGGTGTTCCTCGGACTGAACGGGATTCGGGTCGCTATCGCGGCCGCCTTCGGACTCTACCCGAGCGCGGCCGTCGCCGGCGCCTCCCTCCTCGCGGTCGTTCCCGCCGTCGCGGGCGTCGCAGTCGGCAAGCGCCTCCGATCGGCGGTCGGCGAGCGCCCCCGACGGGCCCTCGTGCTCGGACTGCTGACCCTCGTGGGCGTTCGTCTCGTCACTGGGGGACTCGGCATCGCGTGAGAAACCGGCCGAGCGGCGGGCGTCGCGCGCCGCCGTTCACCGACGGACTGGAGACCCCCGGCGCAGTGGTCACTCGCTCCGTGCGAACCGGTAGGTCAGCACCTCGTCGCTGTCGTCCCACTCGAAGTCGCCCGGGTGGACTCGCTTCATTCGCTCCTTGTACGCCGCGAGCGACTCCGATCCCTCGCGCCGCGCGTCGGCGTCGGTGAACTCGCCGAGCGTCCGCCGCTCGACGCTCGTCACCTCGAACGCCTCGCCGTCGATCTCGAAGGTGTCGCCCTCGCTCGCGTACCGGTTGCTCGCCCCGCGGGTCAACTGGGTGATCTCTCCGTCGCGGACGGACTGCTGGACGCGGTCGTTGGGCAGGATGTCGTCGGCGTCGATCTCCGCCATACCCCCCCTTACACTGCCACCGTCAAAATCCCATCGCGTCTGTTCCTCCCTCCGAAGCCGACGGGACCAAGGTTTACCGTTCCTGGCGGCGAGTCGATACGTATGGCCGCCCTGAAGTCCCTCCGTCCAGCCGCCGGTGCACTGGCACGAAACCCGATACTCGCCGCCGTGGTCGCCGTCTTCGGACTGATTCAGCTGCCGCAACTGGCGCTCCAGACCGCACAGCCGCTACTGGCGGCGCTCGTGTCGCTCGCGCTGACCGGCGTGTTGATCGTGGTTGCACCGTTTTTCCAGGGCGGTATCATCGGGATGGCCGACGAGGCGCTATCGGGCACCACGGGCCTCGACACGCTCGTCACCGAGGGGACGTCCAACTACGTCAGCCTCCTCGTCGCGTATCTGGCCGTACTCGCGGTGAACTTCACCGTCGGACT encodes:
- a CDS encoding sulfite exporter TauE/SafE family protein, producing MVTLTWTLVAAVTLVVVVAGATNGLAGFGFAVVGTMALATVIDPATSVVFMIVPILAVNVSLVRDLSPRELRTCSRRFWPLIAAALVGTVVGMAVLESLPEAPLRVGLGILSLGFVLVAQQRVPLPAWLTLSDSEVGQTPLAMAVVGGVSGLLFGGTNVGVQLIAYLRSFDLSHGLFVGVVALVFLGLNGIRVAIAAAFGLYPSAAVAGASLLAVVPAVAGVAVGKRLRSAVGERPRRALVLGLLTLVGVRLVTGGLGIA
- a CDS encoding ASCH domain-containing protein; amino-acid sequence: MAEIDADDILPNDRVQQSVRDGEITQLTRGASNRYASEGDTFEIDGEAFEVTSVERRTLGEFTDADARREGSESLAAYKERMKRVHPGDFEWDDSDEVLTYRFARSE